The DNA segment tgcccactgtacaagtcaTCTGACTGCCTGAATGTTCTGAAataccaggttatcccatcaatagattttttttcttccaggattccaggatgacaatgtcaagattcaaaggtcaaattgtgaaagagttgttcagggagcatgaggaatcattttcacacatgaattgtccaccacagagtcctgaccttaaccccattgaaagtctttgggatgtgctggagaaaatTTTACTcagccaaaaatgtattcaacacTGGACAGAAATATATGTTGTGACGTttcataaggttgtcgaaacaattcCGTGATGATTGCACACCATAATCAAATTAACGAAATATtaagagtatgcaacttttttttgggCCAGGCAGAGTATATGCAGTGTATAAAATATGCACCGGTTATCATATGTTTCTGTATTTTATAggcttaataaaaaaattaataataaaataaaataagtcacatgacatggtcttggaaaatgtctctacgtgAATGATCGTAGAGATGTAGCTACGTTTGAGCAGCTTGGCAACTCAGCACTCCGATGTGTTCAGGTTGTCAGATCTCAACTGGAAAAAGATGTTGGTGTATGTGGAGTACCCAATCACACCCATCAATGACGTGGACCAGCAgtagtaagaaggtgtttaacaGCCAACACAAAGATTTCCTTCAAGTTTGCGCTGGCAAGATTATTCCGCAAAGAACTCAAAAACATATTGTTTGACCGCAGATTTACTGTAGTTTAAAATGACATCACATCTGTTCTTTCTTCCATTTCTCTAGAAGTATATTGGGGCCTTTGGAGACATCATCAGGACACATTTAATACGTTTAAGCTGCTGATGATTCTTGGCTTTATATTTCCTACAAATTTCCTAATAGCAGGGTGTATTACTGTGTTAACTAATTGAAAGATTTTAGAAAGGCTGCATAACCTACAACGGCAGCAcaaaacaatgcctaaatagctatttggctattggttaacattaaccaaaagCCCACACAGCCTATGTGACACCAGCTGAAAAGATAAGTTGTTTCAGAGGCCGAgcgagttattacattttgatgtaagattttatgttctttagaataatgtacgCATGAATCGTGCATATAAGAGAAATTAAAGAACCACAGAAGTGGACAGTCTTTTAAACAATGTTCAACAGAACAATATAATAATGTTTCTGTCCTTACGTGATCTCAGAATCTGTAAAGAGGAACTCTTTTAGCATTTTCTCTTTGTTGAAGCTCAAATCGGAGCAGGCGGGAATTAGTTTATCCAGAAATTTCTCTACAGTTCCGAGACTCTCTCTGCCTGCCTCCCCCTGAAGAACTTTGGATCTGTAGTCTTCAGAAAACACCAAAGCAAAGGCCTCAGAGTCGAATCCCATCTGGAACATCAACAACTCGCCGTTTTCTCTCATTTCATTCTGCCAACAAAGACAACCATACCAAAATGtatgaatgcatttaaataatctACTACTATGTCTTTATATGGAGAGGGTGAATAGTTTACAATTGATTTATTGATCTATATTTAAATAAGATACAGGCTGATCTTACCAGCTGCTTGTCCACTAAGGTTTTGTCATTGTGTAAACTGTACAGCTGATGTTTTAACACCACAGGAGGAAGAGTGTCGTTGAAGAGTTTGCGTGAAAACAGCGTCATGAGGCATTGCAAGCTTGATCTGATATCAGTCAAACCGTCTGTAAACAAAAATCATacaaattattccataatttcaaatgaaaatgtcaaGAACTAACATGAAGCTTTGAATTGAATTATATCATGTTTTACTGTGTCCAATAGCACATTATTTGACTTTCAGTGACTTAACCCTTATGCACTGTTAAGATTGAAACTGTAAGGGAGTCAGAGACCTCTGCTCTATGTGTACAAATAATAATAGTACTAGACATTTCAGAATCACCCTTTTTTATTTTCCATTCAAATTCTTTGGTTGTTTTCAGGATGGATGTTTTTTATGTTTGGGGTCAAACTGAAATAGAAATAGACACCTTTTAGATGATACTGATACAGTCTGTACGACAATCGAAGAAAATCTGAATTTAGTGAACATTCACTGTAGTATTCACGTGCCTTCACCCCTTTTCCACACTCAGCTCTTCCGTGTTTTGTCATTTAACTTCCTatttgtattgaagctactgagaaggGTCGATCAATATGGCAGATCTGTATGGGGGAAACAGTATATGACGGCAACATTCTCTGATGTCAGAATGCATTGCCCCTTGCAcaaacctaagcctaacccttCCCCACCCTAACCATAACCCCATATCATATCGGGGCTAGGGGGAAACAGATTTCGACGGGGAACACAATTCGATACAACACCAGATCCTTTCAACCAAGTCTgtttttcaaggcaagtcagtccacctGGTGGCCATTTTTGGAATGCACTAAGGGCGTTTTCACACCACGctcgtttggagcatttgtttcagaACCGGACACATTTTCTCCCATGGTTCAATCCTTTAAGGAATATATGAACACGGCAATTGCACTCGGATCTGCACAAAAACAATCGGTCCGAGACCGCCTGAATGAGGTGGTCTTGCAccgattgcaaatgaactttggaGCAGTTaacttgtggtgagaatgcaaatCCACCCAACAGACATAACTGAGGGATCTTTGAAGAAAACCTCTGTAGATCAGCACTTCTttgtaattcatcatcaaaatgtgtatataaccttttggcaactatattagatataattgcacctttaaaatagGAGCCGTTTAATAATTCCTGGGGTAATTTTAGTATGATCGCTTCTCTCTTTTGGATAGTGGCAGACCACAGGTagcagacggaagccactcctcagtaaaaggcacatgacagcccacctggagtttgccaaaaggcacctgaaggactctcagaccatgagaaacaaaattctctggtctgatgaaacaaatattgaactctttggcctgaatggcaagcgtcatgtctggaggaaaccaggtaccgctcatcacctggccaataccatccctacagtgaagcatggtggtggcagcatcatgctgtggggatatttttcagcggcaggaactgggagactagtcaggatcgagggtaagatgaatgcagcaatatacagagacatccttgatgaaaacctgctccagagcgctctggacctcagactggggcaaaggatcatcttccaacagaacaacgacacacagccaagataacaaagaagtggctacgggacaactctgtgaatgtccttgagtggcccagccagagcccagacttgaacccgattgaacatctctggagagatctgaaaatggctgtgcactgacgctccccatccaacctgatagatcttgagaggtcctgcaaagaagaatgggagaaactgcccaatgGCACAAACGGAATAAAGCGgtttaaagctcctagatcacatctgattttccacaactcatgttgtctggagttctttgtatactgaatgttcttggacagatattttatcaatgttttgtccacagaatgatccaaaaacactttaaactgcagtacagcccattgaaaagACTGcaagtctgtccctcacagccttgttgtcatgcccattaaaaatcaaagatggtactagtgtgaataaggtctatggttgacaatattttttacaggCTTATCATTTTAACCGGTATATCAATGGGTGAGCTTTATCCTGGAAAAGTGAACATAGTTACCAATAA comes from the Xyrauchen texanus isolate HMW12.3.18 chromosome 12, RBS_HiC_50CHRs, whole genome shotgun sequence genome and includes:
- the LOC127653139 gene encoding serine/threonine-protein kinase 19-like isoform X2, whose amino-acid sequence is MIQDGLTDIRSSLQCLMTLFSRKLFNDTLPPVVLKHQLYSLHNDKTLVDKQLNEMRENGELLMFQMGFDSEAFALVFSEDYRSKVLQGEAGRESLGTVEKFLDKLIPACSDLSFNKEKMLKEFLFTDSEITQLVKSGVLTVRDAGSWWLSIPNSGKFIKYFIKGRKAVLGMVKKSKYGEILKTELEGRRTPAQVKFQMKYHIHDIVGAELVECMQTTSGMVLRYVDGNNLS